The sequence below is a genomic window from Plasmodium gaboni strain SY75 chromosome 7, whole genome shotgun sequence.
GACAACTTATTTCTGAAAAATATTTGGCtgattttataaataaagatatattttttataggTGAAATTATGAATATAGAAGGAAATGTAATCAACGTTAAATCCGTAAATggtaaaaataattcaagacacaaaaaaaattgaataaattataaatatatcaaaatttatgtatatatatatatatatatatatatatatattttttttctcctGAACATGTTCatgtcttttttttttatttttatctttttaCCTGCACATATTCATgtaacatttttttttttttttttccattaACAGGTAATTATGTTGATTGCatattaaaagataataacTTTAATACGgattcaaaatatattggAATAAAAGGTATCGTGTCAGatgatttaaaaattatagaaACGAGGGGTATAGTATTATTACAAGATATCAACTTTGAAATTGTTAATGactatataaatatttctatgGAGAATAAAGATTCGGAAGTTTTCATACCA
It includes:
- a CDS encoding hypothetical protein (conserved Plasmodium protein, unknown function), with the protein product MDNMDEENNYNFHESNEVNYNEEFAQIKVGQLISEKYLADFINKDIFFIGEIMNIEGNVINVKSVNGNYVDCILKDNNFNTDSKYIGIKGIVSDDLKIIETRGIVLLQDINFEIVNDYINISMENKDSEVFIPSY